The genomic segment agagcttacattctaaatgaCTGTGTATACAGTGTCATAGCCTTGCcgtccactttgcacacttaccCGCACATTTACCCACACACATACCCATAGTCTGCTGTActaactttttttgtgtttttgactcCTTACAGGTTTTTGGAAGTCTTGTATGGATTTTGGTGGCTTCTTCAAGAGTGCCATTTCCCATTGTACAAGGATGGGTTATGTATGTCTCCGTATCCCTTTTTTTCTTCAGTGTGCTCCTCATGCTGCTGTATTGCGCTCGTGCACATGGAGGAAAGTCATCCTGGACAGCAGTTGTgagtaactttatttataaaacgttTGCTGCACCTAGTTTTCTGTTGTATGCCACTGAAGGACAATATGCCCTATGTGTAATGGCCCTTAAGGCTTGCTGAGCTCTAAGGATTCTTGCTCCTGGGTGCTCCAATGTTACCCTGCCCTGTAGagtgtatatgtttatatttttctttaaaactgcTAGTCACATTCACATCAAGGGATAGTGAACCATTCCAAGTTTTTACAGTTGTGCCCATCACTAATCCCACCTTATAAAAGTGCCCCTATACAAAGTGGCACATTCCTGTTGAATCCAGGAAGATATTACTATCTTCTAAAAATGATGGAAAAGCACAAAAGATACTGACAGCAAGGGAGACGTACTGCACCATGGGAAGGCATAGGTACAAAAAGATGCGTAGGAGTCAAAAGCCAATGCACAACCCCAACATGGGATGTAACAATGaatgctaagtttgcccaggtagagtaaaccatagcagccaatcagcagttagcattactggtcacctgtttaaaagaaaacatcttattggttgctaagggttagtGAACAGGGACAAActttgtggcttttattacatataggggttactGTTCGGAGAATGACCCCCAAGCACAAAGTAAAAACTTGCcccgcccttttttttttttataccaaccTTTCCTCTTTTTGGCAAATGCTTGATCGGTTCTGATCTCCTtattatgtgtatgtgtgtatatattcttttttcttcttcttgtctTTGACCTATAAATGATATATGGGTGTTCTTTCTCAACCAACCATTTGTTTTGATTGCCATTACCCATGCCTAAATACTGTTCTTTAATTTAGGATGCTTTTTATCACTGCGTTGCTGCTTACTTCTACTTGAGTGCCTCTGTCCTAGAAAGCTACAGCACCATTGCACTGAGTAATGTGACCATATATCAGCTTTATCAAGAGAATATTGCAGCTGTGGTATGTATAGGAAATCAATTCAGTGGCCTGCAAGACATTTAATATTTTGAAGCCTGTATATATGACTATTGATATTATACTGCATGCCTGAGATGAGTAAATAGGAGTAGGCATCTTTACTTGTCACCACAATTAGTCTTATACATATGTTctaaaattatataattaaattatatcattatttcTTATCTGTTATACATCTCACCATCTTGAAACTTGAACTACTTTTTGGCTACAACCAGTAGGTGGCCCCTGGCCCATGCAAACTTAACTTCCCATTCTTTGTTCCCATTCTAAAAGCAGTAACCCTGTCTTGACTCTTAAGACCTATCCACATCATAGAGGTAATTTACAAAGCAGAATCCAGTGACTGCATGTGTTAGTAAGTGCTCTATCAAATGagcagttgggcagggggaggcacatTGGTGtaccccatcccacccccacccattccctaccTTACACATCACTGAGACGAGCAACTTAGGGTGCGGCAAGAGTCACAGGCCCCAATGGAGCCCTGTCCTTACCCATTGCCCTTAGTGCGCTTGTGCCACCGGGGATCGGTAAATGACCCCTCGTGTGTTTTAAATCGTTGCACAAACCAAGAAAAAACCTTTAGAAAAAAgttgaaacggatgaaaaatgaCGCCCACCTAGCTTGTCTTGCATTTAATCGTTCCACagattcaatatttatttatttcacatgCTTAGCTCACTCACTTTCTCAAAAATCCACTTAATTGCCAGCAACTACCTGTTACTAATATCATTTGCTAAATTTCCTAATAAAGATGGGTGAATGTACCTGTAACAGAGTGTCATTGTCACAAAACTGCTCGAGCTTCAGTTTCAGAAGCATCTACCTCAACAAGAAAAGGAATAGCAGAATCCGGGTTGCGAAAAACCGGAGCAGAGGTTAATGCCGCTTAAAGGCCCTCACAGCTTCATCAGGCCACATACTCAGATCTGCTCCTTATTTGAAAAGAGCAGTGATCGGGGCCACCAAGGCGGAAAAACCTTTGATAAATTGTCATTAATAACTAGCAAACCCCAAAAATCATCAatcaaaatatatcaaaatattgTCCAAATATTCTACCATGTAGCGTCCCAGAagatcatgaaaaatataataagCAAATTCTTGGAAGACAGCTGGAGCATTACAAAGCCCATCAGAAGGTATTCATAGTGCCCATCACAAGTATTAAAAGCTgtcttccattcatccccttCCCTGATCCAGATTAAATTATATGTCCCTTTGAGGTCAAGTTTAGTGAAAATCCAGGCCTGAATCCAGCAATTGAGTTTTGGGACTATCTAAAGGCAATTGCACACTCAAAGTAGGCCAGCGCCAATGTGAATTCAGTGTAGCAGATGCAGAACCAGCagtatgtatttaatatatgttAACTCCAACACCAATGTCCACACAGCACAGCATGTAATGGAAAGAGGATTTATTTAGAAATCACATAACAATTGAGTATTAAAGGCATTATAGGCCACCCCTTTTCAGGGCAGTCATGCAAGCAGACAAATATAACGTAGAAACAAAATGTATCATATGTGGGTGTGATGTACTGTACAGGTTGTCATGGGAACCAGAGTACTGTAAGCAAAGAAATACACCTGGAAATCTTTCAACTATTTTGGCCCCTGTTTGGTATGTGGATCACGTCATCGAGGGTGCAGAAATGAATCTCATTTAGTAGCATTCCAACTCTGGGCACAGTCGAGAcatttacagtatgtataaaaGTTTAGTCTAATATGGTTACACTAAGCCACAGATTATTGCCTACTAGCCCCTCTACTGGAATCATTTTAGGCTTATCCTCTATAAATAGAAGTATTTTAGATCTCAATATACCATGTTATAAATTCTATCCAATAACTCATTTTGCAAAGTAAGTAAATATTGATAGACCCTAAATGGTAGTGATTCCAGAGAGGGTCCAACACAGAAATTCTGCAGATAC from the Xenopus tropicalis strain Nigerian chromosome 5, UCB_Xtro_10.0, whole genome shotgun sequence genome contains:
- the mal gene encoding myelin and lymphocyte protein — protein: MAATTPNAPVYEDTSSLPSGFRVLATFPDVLMIPDLVFGSLVWILVASSRVPFPIVQGWVMYVSVSLFFFSVLLMLLYCARAHGGKSSWTAVDAFYHCVAAYFYLSASVLESYSTIALSNVTIYQLYQENIAAVVFAYLATLSYTIHAIFSLIRWKGSS